One Algoriphagus sp. Y33 genomic window, TATAAGATTGATGCGGCAAAAGCAGAGCTGGAAGATAATAGGGAGCTTTTCAACCTAGAGATGGTAAATGCCCAAATGAGATTAAATCAATCGTTTAAAAAAATCAAGCTGTCCGAAGTGTCCTTAAAGCAATCCGATGAAAACCTCCGACTGGCCAATGACCGGTTTAGTGTCGGTACGATCACGGGAAATGATATGCTGGAGGCCCAGGTAATATGGGAACAGGCTGTTTTGTCACTGGTGGATGCCAAATCGGAGTACATGATCAATTTGGCTAGCTATAAGAGAGCTACCGGCTCTTTGATAACCAACGATCAATAGAACAACTTATTGAAAGAGGAGCAAGTCTTATTGCCTGCCGGGGAATAAGACCGGCTTATATGGAAAATCTGTCCAGGTGATTATTTCTCTAAGAATCGATTAGTTATGCGTTGCTGTTGGCTGTTTTTCAGCAGGTTCCCTACTAACGTTTTGCTATAAGCTGGCAATTAAAAAAGAAGGACGGTATTATTACTCAAGTATCCGGGACGATACTGCTTATATTTTCAACAGTTTCCGGAGCATTGACCCTAGCGGATGAAAAGTTATAAACATGAAGAAAATTTTTGACGAGAGCCCTTTTATTACTGAACTTTCCTTTCACAAAATCATAGAAATCTGGGAAGATATAGTAATGGACACCGCAAGCTATAAGAGTGGACATGCTAGAAAACTACTTAAGGACTTCTATAAACTGTTTGAAACCGACAGCCTTAAAGCTCCGGATGCCCTGATTTTTGATAATCCAATTATTGCCGGCTTGCTGGAGGAGTTGTTTCCGAAGTCGCTCACTCGTCATGAGCTAAAAGCCGCTTCCGCTCCTTTTACCACATTTTTCTTTCATCGCAGCGAAGGTTTTGCCGGAGTTCTCGATGCTGCGGGTATAGGGTATGAACCGGTGATAAGCAATATATCTCCTGAGAAGTTTTATATTCTAAATTGCTGTATCATACTCAAGCAGGTCTATGCGATAGCTGTTGATATTGAGTTTCCGCTTATTATGGATGTTCCTGATCAAGAAGGAATCATGCGTCATTACAAGGTTTCGTATAATTTGGATTTTTTGGAAATAGAAAGCACGATTTACAGCAAGTCATTGACGATGGCAGAGGTTGAGAATTTGTTGAACAGTCGTGATAATATAGATCTTTGGAAAGAAATGTTTCCTACCGACAGTTGGATCATTCGGGGCTTTATGCTGTTTAGTTTGGTTGATGTCACTACCGAAACGGCTATTTCAACACTTAAATCCATACTTGTCCGCCCTATCGATAGGGACTTGGATGTACAGCGGCAAATGTTGCCCTTGTTTAGATCAATATTTAATATCGTGGACTTGAATGGAGGCTTTTACCTGTATGATAAAGGGAAAAGCTCTTTTAGGATGATTCATCAGTTCGACTACCCAAAGGACGTTGTCGATCTGGATTTGGACAACAATCCTTTTTTTATTGAAGTTTTGGAGGAGGTAGTTGTTTCCAAACAGGCCTTTGTTATTTCCAATATGGAAAGTTATGATACAGGAGTGGGTGGGGAAATAGGAGGATATTTCGCAAATCGAGGCGTTTTGAGCTGTATGTTTTCCCCCGCCATAAAGGATGATATGGTGATAGGTATCGCTTTCTTTTTCTCTTCAAGAAAATATGCGATAAACGCCATAACGGATGAAAAGCTAATGTTGATCCTTCCAATTTTAACCGACAGTATAAACAGGGTTTTAATGGAAATGGAAACTGAAATTGAAGCTGTGATACAAAGAGAATACACTTCTATCCACAAGAGCGTTTACTGGAAGTTTAGGGAAGAGGTAAAGAAAAGGATAGATCCTTTTGATCCCCTTAAGGCGAATCGAGAAACGGTAGTTTTCGAAGATATTGTTTTCAAGGATGTGTACGCCCTCTATGGACAGATAGATATCAAGGGATCTTCCGAAAAAAAGAATCAGGCTATAGTCAGAGACCTTAAGCGGCAAATCGGGCAGATCACAGACTTGCTATTGATGCTGGAGGATGCTGGCCCCGTACCATTTTTTGCCCAGATAAGATGTATGCTGGAAAGGTATGGAGAAGCGCTGGACAAACCATTTCAAAATGAATTGGAACAACTGATCCGGCGATATATAGAGAGTGAAGTTCACCCTATTTTAAAAACTATTGATACAAATCATCGCTGTTATAGACAGGTTCTGGAATATTTGAAGTTGACTGACCCAAAAACAGGGTTGTTTTTTCAGTCAAGAAAGGAACTGGATGATAGCATAATGACTATTAACGGGGCACTGACGGCATTGCTCGATGAAAAGAATCAAATCGCCCAGCAGGCCTTTCCGCATTACTACGAGCGGTTTAAGACAGACGGTGTGGAGCATAATTTCTATATAGGCGAATCGATTCAGCCAAACAGAAAATTTGAAAAGTTCTACCTGGATAATTTACGGTTATTTCAGTTTGAAACCATGTGCGAAATGGAACACTTCCATTATCAGCTCTGCGCAAGCCTGCCTTGTCAGCTGGAGGTCGCCTCACTTATACTGGTATTCAGCCCTCCTATTTCAATTCGGTTTAGGATGGATGAAAAGCATTTTGATGTGGACGGTTCTTACAATGCACGATATGAGATCGTAAAGAAAAGACTTGACAAAGCCTTGATTAAAGGAACGGATAAGCGTATTACGGAACCCTATAAAATCACTATAGTGTATAGTCTAGAAGGTGACGGAAATGACTATATTAAATATGCCAAGTACCTTCAACATAAGGGTTTGTTGGAAGAGGGGATAGAGAAAATAGACGTTGAGGACCTGCAAGGTGTCTCCGGGCTGAAAGCTATCCGGGTAAAACTCAATATAGATTACATTACTGATTAGACAGTCCTGTATTCAGCTGTGGCTTTAGCTGTTCTGCGCTGCGTGAGAGGGATTGGTACTAAAGATGGGTTAATATTATATATCGAATCAGATGTGATGAGAATCATATGGCCTAAGCCATCTAATTTACCTGTACTAAGCCAATTGTAACAAGATTAAATCCATAGCAGCAGGTTAGTGCTTAACCAAAAAAATAAATGTCCATAATTTCGAGAATTCAGGGATTTTTCTCTTATTGTATCATAATTAGACAATAATCCCAAAATCATGAAAACAAAAGTCACAATTTTAAGCAGCTTGGTTCTAATGGCGACCCTGAGTTTTGCTTTTACTCTTTTAAGCCCCAGTCCTGAATATTTTGAGGGTAATTGGAGTGTGTTGATTAAGGGAACACCACAAGGAGATTCGACTATTCCGGTTAGATTTGAGACAAAGGACGGCCAGACTACTGGATACTTTACCGAACAGGGGGAGACCGAAGAGAAGAAAATGAGTTCTGCAGTGATCAGCGGAGATGTGATCAATAGTTCTTTTAATATCAGCGGGTATGATGTGACACTATCCTTGAAAAAAGTGGACGATGATCATGCCAATGGAGACCTGATGGGAATGTTTGATGCTGAAGGAACTCGAGTCAAGTAGTTTATAAAATTGATTTGCCAGCAAAAGTTGTTAATAACCCAATCTATAGATATGAAAAAAGGTGACAGAACGTTCTGCCACCTTTTTTAGTTTTGTAACCCAATCTATTTTACTAATCTTTAATTTCTGTTCTGCGCTTTTTAGAGACTTAGGATATAACTAACCATATCTTTTGCATCTTCTTCACTCAGGGAAGGATGTGGTGCCATAGCTGCTTCGCCCCATACTCCGGCTCCTCCATTAATCACTTTGCCTGCAAGTTTGGCTACATTTGCTTCATTATTTTGATATTCTGCCGCAATTTCCAAAAACGAAGGGCCAATGACCTTTCTATCCATCATATGGCAAGACATACAATCGGAGTTTTCCATTTTCACTTTACCGGCAGCTGCTACACTCCCGGTACCCTCCACTACTTCTTCTGCGGGTTTAGGATCAGCAGTGGCCGGTTTTTGTACACTCTTAGGTGTAGTCGCCATTACTACTTCCTCTTCAGCAGAGTTTCCTCCTCCACCACAGGAGAAAAAGGCGATAGCTAATACTACGATAGCAGACTTTGATAGGTTTGTAATTTTCATTCTGTTGTTAATAATATCCAGACGGCAAATTTGAATAAAACCTGACACCGTTCAGAAGATTAATCATGATTTTTCACATTTTTTTGGAAAGAGGATTGGAAACATGTGCTCCAATCCTCTTAAACCTGTTTTATTTATCTCAAAGTAAATTCCGGCAAAGGAATGATTTTTCCACCTTCCATTGCTGATTCATGTGCTAATATACCTACACACGTGATGTTGGCAGATTGCTTAGCATCAGGGTATGGAGCACGTTCCTCACTCAATGCATACAGAAATTCGTTGACCAAATGTGGATGGGAACCTCCATGCCCGGAGCCCTGAATAAAAGATAGATGCTGATTGTCATCTCCATCATAAACGCCTGCTGTGGTGAATTGGGCAATTTCTTCAGGAAGCAAATGTCCATAATCGGGAATTTTGACTTTCTCAGGACTTTCACCGGTATGGATCACGGAATCCTCATGCTCAATCAGCGTCCATTCAAACGACTTCTTAGAGCCATATACATCAAAGCTTTCCCGGTACTGTCTTGCGGTATTGAAAAGGGACCTAGTCACTTCAGCGGCCAAGTCGGAATCTTTGAATTTGATATGGCAAGTCTCGATGGCGAAAGGGGATCCGTACTTTGGAATCAAGTTCTCGTCAATGCGCCCCGAACCCAGACAAGACACGTATTCTGCCTGCGCCTTCGGCAAAGCCAACACAGGTCCCACGCAGTGCGTAGCATAGTGCATAGGAGGGAGGCCTTCCCAATAGCCAGGCCAGCCAGCCATTTCCTGCTGATGAGAAGCACGCAGGAACTGGATTTTGCCTAATTCACCTTTCTCATACATTTCCTTTACAAACAGGAATTCACGGCTGTAAATGACCGTTTCCATCATCATATAAGTGAGGCCTGTTCTCTGCACTTCCTCTACGATCGCCTTACAGTCTTCCACAGAAGTAGCCATAGGAACGGTACAAGCTACATGTTTGCCGGCTCTTAGGGCCTTTAGTGATTGCTCAGCATGATTTTGAATAGGGGTATTGATGTGAACTGCATCCACATTGGGATCTTTTAGGAGCTCATCATAGTCTGTATATACTTTCTCTATGCCAAAAGCTTTGCCGATTTCTTCGGCTTTTTCTTTATTTCTCTGGCAGATTGCATACATATTTGCCAGCTTATGCTTTTGATAAATTGGAATAAACTCTGCTCCAAATCCAAGGCCTATTATGGCGATGTTGAATGGTTTCTTACTCATTATTTTCTATTTCAAGGGTTAAAAAAGGTTGTTTTCAGTACTTTTGCCTGAAGTTTCAGATTTCTCATTTTAGCTTTCTGACTTATTCGGCGGCCCATTTTTTAAGGAATTCCAATCCCTCTTTGGCAAAGCCGTCCTGGGAGGGGACCAAGGGTTTCCAGATGCATACTGCACCTGCAAGCTCTTTCACGTCAGGAGTGAAGCTTTCTATCGAAACCACACCTTTGTAATTGATCGCTTCCAGGCCTCTTTTGTAGGCATCCCAGCGGGTCTGGCCTGTACCGGGAGTTCCACGATAGTTTTCTGATACTTGGAAATGAATCAATTTGTCACCTGCACGTCGGATAGCTACCTCTACATCCGGCTCTTCTATGTTCATATGAAAACCATCCAATATCACTTTTGCCTCAGGCTCGTTGATGTCTGAAATCAATTGCATGAGTTCTTCGCAGGTATTGATCAGGTCCGTTTCGAATCTGTTCAGTGTTTCCAAGGCTATATCCAGACCGGATTTTCTCGCACTTTCACATACAA contains:
- a CDS encoding GAF domain-containing protein; the protein is MKKIFDESPFITELSFHKIIEIWEDIVMDTASYKSGHARKLLKDFYKLFETDSLKAPDALIFDNPIIAGLLEELFPKSLTRHELKAASAPFTTFFFHRSEGFAGVLDAAGIGYEPVISNISPEKFYILNCCIILKQVYAIAVDIEFPLIMDVPDQEGIMRHYKVSYNLDFLEIESTIYSKSLTMAEVENLLNSRDNIDLWKEMFPTDSWIIRGFMLFSLVDVTTETAISTLKSILVRPIDRDLDVQRQMLPLFRSIFNIVDLNGGFYLYDKGKSSFRMIHQFDYPKDVVDLDLDNNPFFIEVLEEVVVSKQAFVISNMESYDTGVGGEIGGYFANRGVLSCMFSPAIKDDMVIGIAFFFSSRKYAINAITDEKLMLILPILTDSINRVLMEMETEIEAVIQREYTSIHKSVYWKFREEVKKRIDPFDPLKANRETVVFEDIVFKDVYALYGQIDIKGSSEKKNQAIVRDLKRQIGQITDLLLMLEDAGPVPFFAQIRCMLERYGEALDKPFQNELEQLIRRYIESEVHPILKTIDTNHRCYRQVLEYLKLTDPKTGLFFQSRKELDDSIMTINGALTALLDEKNQIAQQAFPHYYERFKTDGVEHNFYIGESIQPNRKFEKFYLDNLRLFQFETMCEMEHFHYQLCASLPCQLEVASLILVFSPPISIRFRMDEKHFDVDGSYNARYEIVKKRLDKALIKGTDKRITEPYKITIVYSLEGDGNDYIKYAKYLQHKGLLEEGIEKIDVEDLQGVSGLKAIRVKLNIDYITD
- a CDS encoding c-type cytochrome, translated to MKITNLSKSAIVVLAIAFFSCGGGGNSAEEEVVMATTPKSVQKPATADPKPAEEVVEGTGSVAAAGKVKMENSDCMSCHMMDRKVIGPSFLEIAAEYQNNEANVAKLAGKVINGGAGVWGEAAMAPHPSLSEEDAKDMVSYILSL
- a CDS encoding Gfo/Idh/MocA family protein, yielding MSKKPFNIAIIGLGFGAEFIPIYQKHKLANMYAICQRNKEKAEEIGKAFGIEKVYTDYDELLKDPNVDAVHINTPIQNHAEQSLKALRAGKHVACTVPMATSVEDCKAIVEEVQRTGLTYMMMETVIYSREFLFVKEMYEKGELGKIQFLRASHQQEMAGWPGYWEGLPPMHYATHCVGPVLALPKAQAEYVSCLGSGRIDENLIPKYGSPFAIETCHIKFKDSDLAAEVTRSLFNTARQYRESFDVYGSKKSFEWTLIEHEDSVIHTGESPEKVKIPDYGHLLPEEIAQFTTAGVYDGDDNQHLSFIQGSGHGGSHPHLVNEFLYALSEERAPYPDAKQSANITCVGILAHESAMEGGKIIPLPEFTLR
- a CDS encoding sugar phosphate isomerase/epimerase; translation: MALEVKFGVSTWLWTSPFSKETLSLLPKIKEFGYDVVEIPVEDPALINVNEVKQALADNGLEAVICGAFGTSRDLTNEDPSFHKTSFDYLDSCFEIAAGLGSKFVAGPMYSAVGKARLVSPEQKKVEWNRAVTNLRIVCESARKSGLDIALETLNRFETDLINTCEELMQLISDINEPEAKVILDGFHMNIEEPDVEVAIRRAGDKLIHFQVSENYRGTPGTGQTRWDAYKRGLEAINYKGVVSIESFTPDVKELAGAVCIWKPLVPSQDGFAKEGLEFLKKWAAE